In Thermotoga sp. Ku-13t, one genomic interval encodes:
- a CDS encoding NAD+ synthase translates to MKRIRLTLAQLNPTLGDFEGNVRKAKDALDHAENMRSDLLLIPELFIPGYPPEDLAFRLSFLRANRQALNDFAAYTTGKNVVCVIGFMDFDEDVYNAAAVVHNGKIVAVYRKIFLPNYSVFDEKRYFRPGEKLLMLQFGSAKVGLTICEDIWSPVEPLATLVTGNGAQLIVNISASPYCVGKAKLRESYISMKAYEYHVAVAYCNMVGGQDELVFDGASFVCDASGELLARAKSFEEELLSVDVDLDENLRVNLSEPRRRYTHIENLSVQTVQFDEPEQKQDRLSPCVAELYQREQEIFMGLVTGLRDYVRKNGFEKVVIGLSGGMDSSLTAVIAVEALGRENVKGVLMPSMYTSKESMEDASILAKNLGIETLVLPINDVYDAYMKVLGSVFCGRERDITEENIQARIRGNYLMALSNKFGWLVLTTGNKSEIATGYCTLYGDTAGGFAVIKDVYKTDVYRIGRWYNRWKAREIIPERVFVKAPSAELRPGQTDQEKLPPYEVLDEILRLYVEEGLDVEEIVEKGHDPEIVERVLKMLHSSEYKRKQAPMGTKISMRAFGKDWRMPTTNKFRESVQR, encoded by the coding sequence GTGAAAAGGATCAGGTTGACTCTGGCTCAGTTGAACCCGACACTCGGTGACTTTGAAGGTAACGTGCGTAAAGCGAAGGATGCACTGGATCATGCTGAGAACATGCGCAGCGATCTTCTATTGATTCCAGAGCTCTTTATCCCTGGTTATCCACCGGAAGATTTGGCGTTCAGGTTGTCCTTCCTGCGCGCTAACCGCCAGGCCCTGAATGATTTTGCAGCCTACACCACTGGCAAGAATGTGGTGTGCGTGATAGGATTCATGGATTTCGACGAGGATGTGTACAATGCAGCTGCTGTTGTGCACAACGGAAAGATCGTGGCTGTTTACAGGAAGATCTTCCTCCCCAACTACAGTGTTTTCGACGAGAAGAGGTATTTCCGTCCAGGAGAGAAACTTCTCATGCTCCAGTTTGGTTCGGCCAAGGTTGGCCTGACCATATGTGAGGATATCTGGAGCCCTGTGGAACCTCTCGCAACATTGGTCACCGGCAACGGTGCACAGTTGATTGTGAACATCTCCGCCTCCCCTTACTGTGTGGGCAAAGCAAAACTAAGGGAATCTTACATATCGATGAAGGCATACGAGTACCACGTGGCTGTGGCGTACTGCAATATGGTCGGGGGCCAGGACGAGCTCGTCTTTGATGGTGCAAGTTTCGTCTGTGATGCTAGCGGTGAGTTGCTGGCACGTGCCAAATCTTTCGAAGAAGAGTTGCTAAGTGTGGATGTCGATCTCGATGAAAACCTCAGGGTTAACCTCAGCGAGCCGAGGCGTCGTTACACGCATATAGAAAACCTGTCCGTGCAGACGGTTCAGTTCGACGAACCGGAACAGAAACAGGACAGGTTGAGCCCTTGTGTGGCGGAGCTTTACCAGAGAGAGCAAGAGATCTTCATGGGCTTAGTCACGGGACTCAGAGATTACGTGAGGAAGAATGGCTTCGAAAAGGTTGTTATTGGTCTGAGTGGGGGAATGGATTCTTCGCTCACGGCTGTAATTGCTGTGGAGGCGCTCGGTCGTGAGAATGTCAAGGGCGTTCTGATGCCATCCATGTACACGTCGAAGGAAAGCATGGAGGATGCTTCTATTTTGGCGAAAAATCTGGGTATCGAGACATTGGTACTGCCCATCAATGATGTGTACGACGCCTATATGAAGGTTCTGGGCAGCGTGTTTTGCGGAAGAGAAAGAGACATAACAGAGGAGAACATCCAGGCGCGCATCAGGGGAAACTACCTGATGGCGCTTTCGAACAAGTTTGGCTGGCTTGTGCTGACAACCGGGAACAAGAGCGAGATCGCAACTGGTTACTGCACTCTCTACGGAGACACGGCGGGCGGATTTGCCGTCATAAAGGATGTCTACAAGACCGATGTGTACAGAATAGGACGCTGGTACAATCGGTGGAAAGCCAGGGAAATAATACCTGAAAGGGTTTTCGTGAAAGCTCCGTCCGCCGAACTGAGGCCCGGACAGACCGATCAGGAGAAGTTACCACCTTATGAGGTGCTGGACGAAATATTGCGACTGTACGTCGAGGAAGGATTAGATGTCGAAGAAATCGTTGAGAAGGGTCACGATCCGGAGATTGTAGAAAGAGTGCTGAAAATGCTGCACTCAAGTGAGTACAAGAGAAAACAGGCCCCGATGGGAACAAAGATATCAATGCGCGCGTTCGGGAAAGACTGGCGCATGCCAACGACCAACAAGTTCAGAGAATCGGTTCAACGCTGA
- a CDS encoding metal-dependent hydrolase — protein sequence MKVRYLGHAAVLLIHMDKRIVIDPFITNNPQAPVRLQDIPKIDYILVTHGHADHLGDTVALAKRDGSTVIANFELCSYISRHGVSTHPMHIGGKYVFDFGSVKLTPAIHGSSIVEADLPVYAGNPCGFLIEIEGKKMYHAGDTGLTKDMELLRKENIDLAFLPIGGNFVMDLWDAVEAVKMIQPKIVVPMHYDTWPVIKSNPEKFKEEVEKLNVKCVIMKPGDELEL from the coding sequence ATGAAAGTCAGGTATCTGGGACACGCAGCGGTTCTGTTGATACATATGGATAAAAGAATCGTCATCGATCCGTTCATAACTAACAATCCACAAGCACCCGTCAGGTTGCAGGACATCCCCAAGATCGATTACATACTCGTCACGCACGGACATGCCGATCATCTTGGCGATACCGTGGCACTCGCGAAACGTGATGGTTCCACTGTGATCGCGAACTTTGAACTGTGCAGTTACATTTCAAGGCACGGCGTGAGCACACACCCGATGCACATAGGAGGAAAGTACGTTTTCGACTTCGGTAGCGTCAAACTGACACCCGCGATCCATGGTTCGAGTATCGTTGAGGCAGACCTGCCAGTGTATGCTGGAAATCCCTGTGGTTTTCTGATCGAAATCGAAGGAAAGAAAATGTACCACGCTGGAGATACCGGACTTACGAAGGATATGGAGCTTTTGAGAAAAGAAAACATAGACCTGGCTTTCCTTCCGATAGGTGGAAACTTCGTCATGGATCTGTGGGACGCAGTGGAAGCGGTGAAGATGATACAGCCGAAGATCGTTGTTCCTATGCATTACGATACGTGGCCAGTGATCAAATCAAATCCTGAGAAATTCAAGGAAGAAGTCGAGAAACTGAACGTGAAGTGCGTCATCATGAAGCCCGGTGATGAGCTTGAACTGTGA
- a CDS encoding protease complex subunit PrcB family protein — MRWSLVRAIVVFSLLTASLVFSMIYSTPVEKTLPEDLYQWIGTKSANFQYLILSYGPDLVVLVKGWIFSPISLGGQEERVFSIVAEGDEFRHEFNVKGKRSGVYIYMPQHLFVLPSNTRCLKLDGFIVEIPRRVNFSTRHVPRGGVEAGVYTVDESLRQVSVFEAGQKILIRVDAGQKNTGGYSVRVDEVRLAGKRIFVRAHVESPEPSSMVTQAITYPSVLIELQEQFEAGTYIVECVLMDRNMEKRFETEFEVR; from the coding sequence GTGAGATGGTCCCTGGTGCGTGCGATCGTGGTCTTCTCGTTGTTAACTGCGAGTCTGGTGTTTTCAATGATTTATTCTACTCCGGTTGAAAAAACGCTTCCCGAGGACCTTTACCAGTGGATCGGAACGAAGTCTGCGAACTTTCAGTACCTGATTCTCTCGTACGGACCGGATCTGGTTGTGCTGGTGAAGGGTTGGATCTTTTCACCAATTTCTCTCGGTGGACAGGAGGAACGTGTCTTCAGTATCGTTGCTGAAGGCGATGAATTCAGGCACGAATTCAACGTGAAAGGAAAGCGGAGTGGCGTATACATCTACATGCCGCAGCATTTGTTTGTTTTACCATCGAACACGAGGTGTTTGAAGCTGGATGGTTTCATTGTTGAGATTCCAAGACGCGTGAACTTTTCAACCAGGCACGTTCCTCGCGGCGGAGTTGAAGCTGGGGTGTACACCGTTGACGAATCACTGAGACAGGTCAGCGTCTTCGAAGCAGGGCAGAAAATTCTTATCAGGGTCGATGCGGGTCAGAAAAACACAGGTGGCTACTCAGTCAGAGTGGACGAGGTTCGACTGGCAGGCAAGAGAATATTCGTCAGGGCGCATGTTGAATCCCCCGAGCCTAGTTCAATGGTGACGCAGGCCATCACTTATCCATCGGTCCTGATCGAGCTGCAGGAACAATTTGAAGCGGGAACTTACATCGTAGAATGTGTTCTGATGGATAGGAACATGGAGAAACGTTTCGAAACAGAATTTGAGGTGCGTTGA
- the galT gene encoding galactose-1-phosphate uridylyltransferase, with protein MLELRYNPLTDEWIIVSAETQKRPVQPSQQSCPICVGGVELPEEYDLVTFENRFPALKRNPPEVFAESEIFQKKSSFGVCEVVVYTSSHDIALPGMPLKQIEKLIEMWVDRTIELFSHDFVEYVFIFENRGKEVGASLSHPHGQIYAFPFLPKRIKAKIEAFSKWHSERGSCPICDVVKHEIELKERVVFETDSFVSLVPFYARFPFEVHIYPKRHVTSLPELTAEERKELAKHLKIITAKYDALYQQEFPYMMMFFQAPLKRLDAELFHLHVEFNPPKRDKDKIKWMASVETGTWAFINPMIPEQAAEMLRRTEVSEL; from the coding sequence ATGCTCGAGCTCAGGTACAACCCGCTCACAGATGAATGGATCATCGTTTCTGCCGAGACACAGAAAAGACCAGTGCAGCCTTCACAGCAAAGCTGTCCCATATGCGTCGGTGGTGTTGAACTGCCAGAAGAGTACGATCTCGTGACCTTTGAAAACAGATTCCCTGCGTTGAAAAGGAATCCGCCCGAGGTTTTCGCGGAATCTGAAATTTTTCAGAAGAAGTCATCATTCGGTGTTTGTGAGGTGGTCGTTTACACTTCCAGCCACGATATTGCCCTTCCAGGAATGCCCTTGAAACAAATAGAGAAGCTGATAGAGATGTGGGTGGATAGGACGATCGAGCTGTTTTCTCACGACTTCGTGGAGTATGTGTTCATATTCGAGAACAGGGGGAAGGAAGTCGGAGCGAGTTTGTCTCATCCACACGGACAGATCTACGCGTTCCCGTTCTTGCCGAAGAGGATTAAAGCCAAGATCGAAGCGTTCTCAAAATGGCACAGCGAAAGAGGTTCGTGCCCCATCTGCGATGTCGTTAAACACGAAATAGAACTCAAAGAGCGTGTTGTGTTCGAGACTGACAGTTTCGTATCGCTGGTGCCGTTTTATGCGCGATTTCCCTTCGAGGTGCATATCTATCCGAAGAGGCACGTTACGAGTTTGCCTGAACTGACCGCTGAAGAAAGAAAGGAGCTGGCGAAGCATCTTAAAATCATCACCGCGAAGTACGATGCTTTGTATCAGCAAGAATTTCCTTACATGATGATGTTCTTCCAGGCACCTTTGAAAAGGCTCGATGCGGAACTGTTCCATCTGCACGTGGAGTTCAATCCGCCCAAGAGGGATAAGGACAAGATCAAGTGGATGGCCAGCGTGGAGACCGGTACATGGGCGTTCATAAATCCCATGATCCCGGAGCAAGCCGCGGAAATGCTCAGACGGACAGAGGTGAGCGAACTGTGA
- a CDS encoding galactokinase, translating into MTVRVKAPGRVNIIGEHTDYNDGFVLPFAIDRYVEVEVKASKGFSLTSKLFGQTVRVEKNEKRGDWSDYVMGVVWALEEAGYKVEPFEMTIDSTLPTGAGLSSSAALEVASAVAIMKLMNHPIDPRELVQICVRAEREFVGVRCGVMDQFTAVFAKKDHAILLDTMTMNYEYVPLNLNNSEFVLIDSNVRHELASSEYNRRRMECETILKKLNKRSFREVTEKEISVLEPTLRRRAKHVFSENQRVLKMVEALRKNNLFFAGCFLYESHASLRDLYEVSCDEVDFIVGFLKGRTGVLGARIVGGGFGGSVLALVRKNISQLNFEELDREYRKLYGKSIRVLHVNSDNGVLFSQLISPVSSSGI; encoded by the coding sequence GTGACGGTGAGGGTGAAGGCGCCGGGACGTGTGAACATCATAGGGGAGCACACCGATTACAACGACGGTTTCGTTCTCCCGTTCGCCATCGACAGATACGTCGAGGTTGAAGTGAAAGCTTCAAAAGGTTTTTCACTCACTTCAAAACTGTTTGGACAAACCGTAAGGGTCGAGAAGAACGAAAAGCGTGGAGACTGGTCAGATTACGTTATGGGAGTCGTGTGGGCCCTTGAAGAAGCCGGATACAAGGTTGAACCGTTCGAGATGACAATAGACTCAACCTTACCTACGGGAGCAGGTCTTTCGAGTTCAGCCGCGCTGGAAGTCGCCAGTGCGGTTGCAATAATGAAGTTGATGAATCACCCCATAGATCCAAGAGAACTGGTGCAGATCTGCGTCAGGGCCGAGAGGGAATTCGTTGGCGTTCGTTGTGGCGTCATGGACCAGTTCACAGCCGTGTTCGCAAAGAAAGATCATGCGATTCTGCTCGACACGATGACGATGAATTACGAGTACGTGCCGTTGAACTTGAACAACTCCGAATTTGTCCTCATCGATTCGAACGTGAGACACGAACTCGCATCGTCGGAATACAACAGAAGAAGGATGGAATGTGAAACGATTCTGAAAAAGCTCAACAAGCGTTCTTTCAGGGAAGTAACTGAGAAGGAAATCTCTGTGCTTGAACCAACGTTGCGGAGGCGTGCAAAGCACGTGTTCAGCGAGAACCAGAGAGTTCTGAAGATGGTGGAAGCGCTGCGGAAAAACAACCTCTTCTTTGCGGGATGCTTCCTCTACGAATCTCATGCGAGCCTGAGAGACCTTTATGAAGTTTCGTGCGATGAGGTGGACTTCATCGTGGGCTTTTTGAAAGGCAGGACGGGCGTACTCGGCGCCAGGATCGTGGGGGGAGGCTTTGGGGGAAGCGTGCTCGCCCTCGTGAGGAAGAACATCTCACAGTTGAACTTCGAGGAACTGGACAGAGAATACAGAAAGCTCTATGGAAAGAGCATCAGAGTTTTACATGTGAACAGTGATAACGGAGTCCTGTTCTCCCAGCTCATATCTCCTGTATCCTCGAGTGGGATCTGA
- a CDS encoding ABC transporter permease, which yields MSNFALNFVDPAFWYSILRVSTPLLFAVMAALVSSVAGSINIGIEGMMLMAAFWGNVIGAFAKNPWVGLLAGIASAVAMALLLAFSHLKLRVNLVIAGVALNLFASGFTVFMLFALTGEKGTSASLGSQPIPKLDIPLLRAIPFLGKVLNNHNALTYIALISIFVVDYLIRKTPLGMRMRAVGENPDAATSVGVSVLRIRYLSLLLSGLFAGLAGVFLSMGYVSWFARDMTNGRGFIALAAQALGGKSAILGALGALLFGIAEATGFTLQSLRIPSEITNMIPFILTLIVLVIYARTRVRSHSRIQEI from the coding sequence ATGAGTAATTTTGCTCTCAACTTCGTCGATCCCGCGTTCTGGTACAGCATTCTAAGGGTTTCAACCCCTTTGCTTTTTGCGGTCATGGCTGCGCTGGTCAGTTCCGTGGCCGGCTCTATAAACATAGGCATCGAAGGCATGATGCTCATGGCAGCCTTCTGGGGCAACGTGATCGGTGCGTTTGCGAAGAATCCCTGGGTGGGTTTACTCGCTGGAATTGCTAGTGCCGTGGCGATGGCGTTGTTGCTTGCTTTCTCTCATCTGAAACTCAGAGTGAATCTGGTGATCGCAGGAGTTGCGTTGAACCTGTTCGCCTCGGGTTTCACTGTGTTCATGCTCTTCGCACTCACAGGTGAGAAGGGTACTTCTGCCTCTCTGGGCAGTCAGCCCATCCCGAAGCTCGACATACCCCTTCTGAGGGCTATACCTTTTCTGGGAAAGGTTCTGAACAATCATAACGCACTTACTTACATCGCTCTGATCTCAATCTTCGTCGTGGACTATCTGATCAGAAAAACCCCTCTGGGTATGCGCATGAGGGCGGTGGGTGAAAATCCCGATGCTGCAACGTCTGTTGGAGTCTCCGTGTTGCGCATAAGATACCTTTCTCTCCTTCTCAGTGGTCTGTTCGCGGGCCTGGCTGGAGTTTTCCTGTCGATGGGTTACGTGTCGTGGTTCGCGAGAGATATGACCAACGGAAGGGGTTTCATAGCCCTCGCGGCTCAGGCTCTGGGGGGTAAATCTGCGATCCTGGGTGCGCTCGGAGCACTGCTTTTCGGAATCGCTGAAGCCACAGGATTCACGCTGCAATCACTCAGGATTCCATCCGAGATCACGAACATGATTCCGTTCATTTTGACTCTGATCGTGCTCGTCATCTACGCCAGAACACGTGTCAGATCCCACTCGAGGATACAGGAGATATGA
- a CDS encoding ABC transporter permease codes for MKRSLAFLEISRMVITILIALLIGYIFLLFSTKDVNEALKWFLYGPLSNQRRFVEFLNNSIPIMLTGLALSLVFQAEVFNIGAEGCLFFGGFGAMLVALKFPQIPWVHLIVTLSAAALFGAAWAFVPAFLKVRWKASELVSSLMMNYIAYLLVLFMVNNYFRDKAAGALVSYRFPQTAWLATLTRYRLNSGFFIAVSAVILIGFLLYFTKYGYQIRVVGANKKFGFYSGINVGLTVFWVQLLAGMLAGLAGGIELAAMYRRFVWQSLPGYGFDGIIVAILARNNPFLVIPSALFIAYLRVGANIMSRMTGLAPEVVIVIQSVMILLITAEALLDRFKKKLIEREAMKNE; via the coding sequence ATGAAGAGATCTCTCGCGTTTCTGGAGATATCGAGAATGGTCATCACTATCCTCATCGCCCTTTTGATAGGTTACATCTTCCTCCTTTTTAGCACCAAGGACGTGAACGAGGCGCTCAAATGGTTTCTCTACGGGCCATTGTCCAACCAGAGAAGGTTCGTGGAGTTCCTGAATAATTCGATTCCCATCATGTTGACGGGTCTGGCACTCTCACTCGTTTTCCAGGCCGAGGTCTTCAACATCGGTGCGGAAGGATGTCTGTTCTTCGGTGGTTTTGGCGCGATGCTCGTGGCGTTGAAGTTTCCCCAGATCCCCTGGGTGCATTTGATCGTCACACTCTCCGCAGCGGCACTGTTCGGTGCCGCCTGGGCTTTCGTACCGGCGTTCCTGAAGGTCAGATGGAAGGCGAGCGAACTCGTTTCTTCGTTGATGATGAACTACATCGCCTATTTGCTCGTTCTATTCATGGTCAACAACTATTTCAGGGATAAGGCTGCGGGTGCTCTGGTTTCGTACCGCTTCCCCCAAACTGCATGGCTGGCCACACTGACGCGTTACAGATTGAACAGCGGTTTTTTCATAGCCGTTTCTGCAGTCATTCTGATAGGCTTCCTGCTGTACTTCACCAAGTATGGCTATCAGATACGTGTGGTCGGTGCAAACAAGAAATTCGGTTTCTACAGCGGTATCAACGTGGGTCTTACGGTGTTCTGGGTGCAATTACTCGCAGGCATGCTGGCAGGACTCGCAGGTGGTATAGAGCTCGCCGCCATGTATCGAAGGTTCGTCTGGCAGTCTTTGCCGGGTTACGGTTTCGATGGGATAATCGTGGCCATTCTGGCGAGGAACAATCCTTTTCTGGTCATACCGAGTGCGTTGTTCATTGCGTATCTGAGAGTCGGAGCGAACATCATGAGCAGGATGACGGGACTCGCCCCAGAAGTCGTCATAGTGATACAGAGTGTGATGATCTTGCTCATAACCGCCGAGGCTCTGCTCGACAGATTCAAGAAGAAACTGATCGAGAGAGAGGCGATGAAGAATGAGTAA
- a CDS encoding ABC transporter ATP-binding protein: protein MKAVETINVTKVYPNGVVANKNVNFSVEAGEIHAVVGENGAGKTTLMKMLFGMEKPTSGEIRIFGKPVQLNSPHDAIALGVGMVHQHFMLVPSFTVAENIMLGIEPKKRLFSLDFKRMEQIITDYAKRMNFELPIWEKVMDLPVGVKQRVEIMKALIRGAKILILDEPSSVLTPQEVNELFTVLRNLSKQGITIIFITHKLNEVKQIADRITIMREGRVVGTFKNEELTGSQIVELMIGRKFEYDISKSEHMAGEPLLVVRNLNYFREDRAHVLKNVSFVLRAGEILAIAGLEGNGQKELVEILTGLREKASGEVLVDGKNVLGLRPWELRRLGISHIPEDRIEIGSAPSMSVAENMVSDRYDRPPFSGRIVYKKNNVIEFAQKLIAEYSVKVRSPTTLMRMLSGGNMQKVVVARELTNEPRIVIANQPTHGIDVASSEFIRKKLLQMRDSGKGVLLISTDLQEVLQISDRILVLYKGEIVAHLRNENLNETELGFYMLGTKRQSDEELKELLNV from the coding sequence ATGAAGGCAGTTGAGACGATCAACGTGACGAAGGTTTACCCGAACGGCGTGGTTGCGAACAAGAATGTGAACTTCTCCGTTGAAGCTGGAGAAATACATGCGGTCGTTGGCGAGAACGGTGCGGGGAAGACAACTCTCATGAAGATGCTCTTCGGCATGGAGAAACCGACGAGCGGAGAGATCAGGATCTTCGGGAAACCTGTTCAGCTCAACTCCCCGCACGATGCGATCGCGCTCGGCGTTGGTATGGTGCATCAACATTTCATGCTCGTTCCTTCTTTCACGGTCGCGGAAAACATCATGCTTGGGATCGAGCCGAAGAAGAGACTCTTCTCACTCGATTTCAAGCGGATGGAACAGATCATAACTGACTACGCTAAGAGGATGAACTTCGAGCTTCCCATCTGGGAGAAGGTCATGGACCTTCCTGTGGGTGTGAAGCAGAGAGTAGAAATCATGAAAGCGTTGATACGTGGCGCGAAGATACTCATTCTGGACGAGCCATCCTCAGTGCTGACGCCACAGGAAGTGAACGAACTCTTCACCGTGCTGAGAAATCTTTCGAAGCAGGGTATCACGATCATTTTCATCACTCACAAGCTGAACGAGGTCAAACAGATCGCGGACAGAATAACCATCATGCGAGAAGGCCGCGTCGTGGGCACGTTCAAAAATGAAGAACTGACAGGGTCTCAGATAGTCGAGTTGATGATCGGCAGAAAGTTCGAATACGATATCAGTAAATCGGAGCACATGGCAGGAGAACCCCTCCTGGTGGTGAGAAATCTTAATTACTTCAGGGAAGACAGGGCGCACGTGTTGAAAAACGTTTCTTTCGTCCTGAGAGCCGGTGAGATCCTGGCGATCGCAGGGCTCGAAGGGAACGGTCAGAAAGAACTCGTAGAGATCCTGACCGGACTACGTGAAAAAGCTTCAGGTGAAGTACTCGTCGACGGTAAGAACGTACTCGGCCTCAGACCATGGGAACTCAGAAGACTTGGGATCTCACACATCCCGGAGGACCGAATAGAGATAGGGAGCGCGCCGAGCATGAGCGTGGCAGAAAATATGGTGTCAGATAGATACGATCGGCCACCGTTCAGCGGCAGAATCGTTTATAAGAAAAATAATGTCATCGAATTCGCACAGAAGCTCATCGCGGAGTACTCGGTGAAGGTGAGATCTCCCACAACACTCATGAGAATGCTTTCTGGAGGAAACATGCAGAAGGTTGTGGTGGCCAGGGAGTTGACGAACGAACCAAGGATAGTTATAGCCAATCAACCGACGCATGGGATAGACGTCGCTTCGAGCGAGTTCATCAGAAAGAAGCTGTTGCAGATGAGGGACAGTGGAAAAGGTGTTCTTCTGATATCAACGGATCTTCAGGAAGTTCTGCAGATTTCAGACAGAATACTGGTCCTGTACAAGGGCGAGATCGTTGCCCATCTGCGAAACGAGAACCTCAATGAAACCGAGCTGGGATTCTACATGCTCGGAACGAAACGCCAGAGTGATGAAGAACTGAAGGAGTTGTTGAACGTATGA
- a CDS encoding BMP family ABC transporter substrate-binding protein, giving the protein MKRFFVILLLAAVALSFARPLKVALLINGTLGDKSFFDSAGRGIQMAIKELGIDAKIIECGYQQERWRPYLEDLSDQDYDIIIVGTWQMQEILEEIAPMYPEKKYFIFDTSVDYSKPGLENVYSILYKQNEGSFLVGALAALITTSGMPKTNPEPIIGFLGGMDIPVINDFLVGYIEGAKYINPNIKVLISYVGSFNDPAKGKELSLAMYRQGADIIFNVAGNTGVGLLEAAKEADRWAIGVDSDQALIYEDIDIEIAKRIVTSMMKNVDISIFRGLKLHLEGKLKYGQAEALGIAEGGVGVADNKYYRELVPEQIRAKIKEIEQKILKGEIKVSTVFGMSQEELNKLRASVKP; this is encoded by the coding sequence ATGAAGAGGTTTTTCGTGATCCTTCTGCTGGCAGCCGTTGCACTGAGTTTCGCCAGACCACTGAAGGTTGCGCTCCTCATCAACGGTACACTCGGTGACAAGTCTTTCTTCGACTCTGCGGGTAGAGGTATCCAGATGGCGATCAAAGAACTCGGAATCGATGCAAAGATAATCGAGTGCGGTTATCAACAGGAACGCTGGAGACCGTACTTGGAAGATCTGTCGGATCAGGATTACGACATAATCATCGTCGGTACCTGGCAGATGCAAGAGATCCTGGAAGAAATAGCTCCAATGTACCCTGAGAAAAAGTACTTCATTTTCGACACGAGCGTCGATTACAGCAAGCCAGGACTTGAGAACGTCTACTCCATACTCTACAAGCAGAACGAAGGTTCGTTTCTGGTCGGGGCTCTGGCGGCGCTGATCACTACATCCGGGATGCCGAAAACCAACCCAGAACCGATCATTGGCTTCCTTGGTGGAATGGACATTCCTGTCATCAACGACTTTTTGGTCGGTTACATCGAAGGCGCGAAGTACATCAATCCGAACATCAAGGTTCTCATCTCCTACGTCGGCAGCTTCAACGATCCAGCGAAAGGTAAAGAACTGAGCCTTGCGATGTACAGACAGGGCGCCGACATCATCTTCAACGTGGCGGGTAACACCGGAGTCGGTCTGCTAGAAGCTGCGAAGGAAGCAGACAGATGGGCCATAGGTGTCGATTCTGACCAGGCGCTCATCTACGAAGACATAGACATAGAGATCGCGAAAAGGATTGTCACCTCCATGATGAAAAACGTGGATATATCCATCTTCCGCGGTTTGAAATTGCACTTAGAGGGCAAACTCAAGTACGGTCAAGCTGAAGCGCTCGGAATCGCGGAAGGTGGCGTAGGAGTTGCTGACAACAAATACTACAGAGAGCTGGTCCCCGAACAGATACGTGCGAAGATAAAAGAGATAGAGCAAAAGATCCTCAAGGGTGAGATCAAGGTCAGCACCGTGTTCGGAATGTCACAGGAAGAACTCAACAAACTGAGAGCGAGTGTGAAGCCGTGA
- a CDS encoding nucleoside phosphorylase, translating to MSVVDPRYHIRVSPEDIGEYVIVVGDRGRVERVAKYFEDPRKVGENREYLTYTGYLKGKKVSVMSTGMGAPAMAIGIEELATTNAKVVIRVGTTGAFQKDLKLGDSIIVTGAVRLDGTTAQYIMPEYPAIADYQVINALVRAAEQVKNRYHVGIVASTDSYYGRNFDPERHSHMEKLLAKAGVLAVEMEIGALYVVGRIKGLKTGAVLTVREELSEDGYIQAGPKFEEGLEKSIQIAVRAIEILIEGGVV from the coding sequence ATGAGTGTGGTCGATCCGAGGTACCACATAAGGGTAAGCCCTGAAGATATCGGAGAGTACGTGATAGTCGTGGGAGACAGAGGAAGGGTCGAACGTGTTGCAAAGTACTTTGAAGATCCACGGAAAGTGGGTGAGAACAGAGAATATCTCACTTACACGGGTTATCTGAAGGGCAAAAAAGTGAGCGTGATGTCCACAGGTATGGGTGCACCCGCCATGGCGATAGGAATAGAAGAGCTGGCCACGACCAATGCGAAGGTAGTGATACGCGTCGGCACGACCGGAGCGTTTCAGAAAGATCTCAAGCTCGGTGACAGCATCATCGTCACCGGGGCGGTTCGACTCGACGGGACCACGGCGCAGTACATCATGCCTGAATACCCCGCGATCGCGGACTATCAGGTGATTAACGCTCTGGTTCGAGCGGCCGAACAGGTGAAGAACCGCTACCACGTGGGTATCGTGGCTTCGACCGATTCTTATTACGGCAGGAACTTCGATCCCGAAAGACACTCCCACATGGAAAAGCTTCTGGCAAAAGCCGGAGTCTTGGCAGTTGAGATGGAAATCGGAGCGCTATACGTGGTGGGCAGGATAAAGGGATTGAAGACGGGAGCAGTGCTCACAGTGAGAGAAGAACTGTCGGAAGACGGTTACATCCAGGCCGGTCCGAAGTTCGAAGAAGGCTTAGAGAAATCAATCCAAATCGCTGTGAGAGCGATTGAAATCCTTATAGAAGGAGGTGTTGTTTGA